A section of the Falco rusticolus isolate bFalRus1 chromosome Z, bFalRus1.pri, whole genome shotgun sequence genome encodes:
- the LOC119140998 gene encoding uncharacterized protein LOC119140998, whose amino-acid sequence MALQGLALAFLLVLAPVLLAWEPKDSGPKNHGEPKEAEMCQRPRWDSRLQLTPDQKNYRKNEEVMLSCTDGFQPTFTHVKCAREVQSISHGKPVYREVWNGRDSRGRWINIQPMLNVECIDVLQVVPETLEISSTSIKLNWTCRLPDTCQHIRATCRLEEPSSPPCEAEEVKGEELLRGWKGTFSCPPLQPFTVYTVTISLPPSTILYTRLLRTKETVPDKLEKLRLDPNTGSLKWKALPSCKGEIIGYQLNITARRAHDGSFLEFKQVLVNQSVTKYTLPHQAPGSKYLVTVQGLTAAGSGAASLLEFQTYVSGQPLDLWPGLVVIVVVVVVLVLLSAGILWLVLSRKRKALPSKAEDDHYTELQPYENLDTYCMIRETLLAVEDAGVRARDPFKEALTNSPGKWTTAHEGIQYLRELAVLAAIYNDLDNEEVSKDPEDVLCTRAM is encoded by the exons ATGGCCCTGCAAGGGCTGGCTCTGGCCTTTCTCCTGGTCCTTGCTCCTGTGCTGCTTGCGTGGGAACCAAAGGACTCTGGTCCCAAGAATCATGGGGAACCCAAGGAAGCAG AAATGTGCCAAAGGCCCCGCTGGGACTCAAGGCTCCAACTGACACCAGACCAGAAAAATTACAGGAAGAACGAAGAAGTGATGCTGAGTTGCACTGATGGTTTCCAGCCAACCTTCACCCATGTCAAATGTGCGAGGGAAGTGCAGTCCATCAGTCACGGGAAACCTGTATACAGAGAGGTTTGGAATGGAAGGGATAGCAGAGGCAGATGGATCAACATTCAGCCCATGTTAAATGTGGAGTGCATTG ATGTCCTCCAGGTTGTCCCTGAGACCTTGGAGATTTCAAGCACCAGCATCAAACTGAACTGGACCTGCAGGCTCCCTGACACCTGCCAGCACATTCGGGCCACATGCCGTCTGGAAgagccttcctcccctccctgtgaAGCTGAGGAGGTgaagggagaggagctgctaCGTGGCTGGAAGGGAACATTTTCCTGTCCACCTCTGCAGCCCTTCACTGTCTACACCGTCACCATCTCACTGCCACCCAGCACGATCCTGTACACACGGCTTCTGAGGACGAAGGAAACGG TGCCGGACAAACTGGAGAAGCTGAGGCTGGATCCCAACACAGGGTCCCTCAAGTGGAAGGCACTGCCCTCCTGCAAAGGGGAGATCATTGGATACCAG CTGAACATCACGGCCAGGAGAGCACATGATGGCAGCTTCCTTGAATTCAAGCAAGTGTTGGTGAATCAGTCTGTCACCAAGTACACGCTGCCTCATCAGGCACCTGGAAGCAAATATTTGGTGACAGTGCAGGGCCTCACGGCAGCTGGTTCTGGGGCTGCATCACTGCTGGAATTTCAAACCTACGTCTCAG GGCAGCCTCTGGACTTGTGGCCTGGGCTGGTGGTcattgtggtggtggtggtggtgctggtccTCCTGTCTGCAGGGATCCTGTGGCTTGTGCTGTCCAG gaaaagaaaagccttgcCCAGCAAAGCTGAGGATGACCATTATACAG AGCTTCAGCCTTATGAGAATCTGGATACTTACTGCATGATAAGAGAGACTCTTCTGGCAGTGGAAGACGCGG GTGTGAGGGCGAGAGATCCATTCAAGGAAGCTCTCACGAACTCCCCAGGAAAGTGGACTACTGCACATGAAGGCATCCAGTACCTGAGGGAACTAGCAGTACTAGCAGCCATCTACAACGATCTAGACAATGAGGAGGTCTCCAAAGATCCAGAGGATGTCCTGTGCACACGGGCCATGTGA
- the LOC119141811 gene encoding LOW QUALITY PROTEIN: uncharacterized protein LOC119141811 (The sequence of the model RefSeq protein was modified relative to this genomic sequence to represent the inferred CDS: inserted 1 base in 1 codon) produces MALQLLSLRFLLVLPSLLPAQGLEEPDPKVQGVPGETEMCQRPRWDSRLRLVPDQENYRKNEEVMLSCTDGFQPTFTHVKCAREVQSISHGKPVYREVWNGRDSRGRWIRIRSSVECIEVFQVVPGTLEISSTSIKLNWTCRLPDTCQHMRATCRLAGPSPRPCEAEEVEGEEMLHGQEGTFICPPLQPFTDYTVTISLPPSTILFKWLVRTEETVPDKPKKLRLSPNTGSLRWKALPPCKGEIIGYQLNITARSARDGGLLQMERLRLSRSVTEHPLPGHGLGHSYTATLXGVTAIGAGAASLWEFQPDGLDTPHPAGISCRSVRDVSPSQGTAVLPLQPIARPPAEVREHQLIVAATHNGTVVEGACSGEPQPLNASRQPDTYVAAVLNLTAPTDFVLGAGTHGQGYRNAALRPGWDYTALLRLIQRSQEAEKFTCICYSFSLVAGQPPGPWRGIVIGVVVLLAVLLVSAGILWFVLSRKRKFLPSKAKEDN; encoded by the exons ATGGCCCTGCAGTTGCTGTCTCTGAGGTTTCTCCTGGTCCTTCCatctctgctgccagcacagggcttGGAAGAACCTGATCCCAAGGTCCAAGGAGTGCCCGGGGAAACAG AAATGTGCCAAAGGCCCCGCTGGGACTCAAGACTCCGACTGGTACCAGACCAAGAGAATTACAGGAAGAACGAAGAAGTGATGCTGAGTTGCACTGATGGTTTCCAGCCAACCTTCACCCATGTCAAATGTGCGAGGGAAGTGCAGTCCATCAGTCACGGGAAACCTGTATACAGAGAGGTTTGGAATGGAAGGGACAGCAGAGGCAGATGGATCCGCATTCGATCCAGCGTGGAGTGCATTG AGGTCTTCCAGGTTGTCCCTGGGACCTTGGAGATTTCAAGCACCAGCATCAAACTGAACTGGACCTGCCGGCTCCCTGACACCTGCCAGCACATGCGGGCGACCTGCCGTCTTGCAGGGCCTTCCCCCCGTCCCTGTGAAGCTGAGGAagtggagggagaggagatgCTACATGGCCAGGAGGGAACATTCATCTGCCCCCCTCTGCAGCCCTTCACTGACTACACTGTCACCATCTCACTGCCGCCCAGCACAATTCTTTTCAAGTGGTTGGTCAGAACAGAGGAAACCG TGCCGGACAAACCAAAGAAGCTGAGGCTGAGTCCGAACACGGGGTCTCTCAGGTGGAAGGCGCTGCCCCCCTGCAAAGGGGAGATCATCGGATACCAG ctgaaCATCACGGCCAGGAGCGCGCGGGACGGCGGCTTGCTGCAGATGGAGCGGCTGCGGCTGAGCCGCTCGGTCACCGAGCACCCGCTGCCTGGGCACGGCCTCGGCCACAGCTACACGGCGACGC CAGGAGTCACGGCCATCGGAGCCGGGGCTGCGTCGCTGTGGGAGTTTCAGCCCGACGGCTTGG ACACGCCGCACCCTGCCGGCATCAGCTGCCGCAGCGTCCGTGACGTCTCCCCATCGCAAGGGACGGCCGTGCTTCCCCTCCAGCCCATCGCCCGTCCCCCCGCGGAGGTGAG GGAGCACCAGCTGATCGTGGCCGCCACGCACAATGGCACGGTGGTGGAAGGCGCCTGCTCGGGGGAGCCGCAGCCCCTCAACGCCAGCCGGCAGCCCGACACCTACGTGGCCGCCGTGCTCAACCTCACCGCCCCCACGGACTTCGTGCTGGGTGCCGGGACCCACGGGCAGGGTTACCGCAACGCTGCCCTCCGCCCGGGCTGGGACTACACGGCCCTTCTCCGCCTCATCCAGCGCTCACAGGAG GCAGAGAAGTTCACCTGCATCTGCTACAGCTTCTCTCTCG TTGCAGGGCAGCCTCCGGGCCCTTGGCGTGGGATTGTGATTGGGGTGGTTGTGCTGTTGGCAGTCCTCCTTGTATCTGCCGGGATCCTGTGGTTTGTGCTTTCCAG gaaaaggaagtttttgCCCAGCAAAGCCAAGGAAGACAATTAA